The Nocardiopsis dassonvillei subsp. dassonvillei DSM 43111 genome contains a region encoding:
- a CDS encoding NUDIX hydrolase, which yields MLEGDGNGWVSLPDGTRRWGIYGAAGLLLYATDAAGAGHVLLQHRAGWTHMGGTWGIPGGARNRDETPLEAAVREFEEEVEGDLDGYSLLGVHEEDLTVWRYDTFMASLPGLTPFRPGNSESKEVRWVPVDSADSLPLLPPFRAAWPHLHANLVSAFSENGGGPGTSATG from the coding sequence ATGCTGGAGGGCGACGGAAACGGCTGGGTGAGCCTGCCGGACGGAACCCGCAGGTGGGGGATCTACGGCGCGGCCGGACTGCTGCTGTACGCCACCGACGCCGCCGGAGCGGGCCACGTGCTGCTCCAGCACCGGGCGGGCTGGACCCACATGGGGGGCACCTGGGGCATCCCCGGGGGCGCCCGCAACCGGGACGAGACACCCCTGGAGGCCGCCGTGCGCGAGTTCGAGGAGGAGGTCGAGGGCGACCTGGACGGGTACAGCCTCCTCGGCGTCCACGAGGAGGACCTGACCGTGTGGCGTTACGACACGTTCATGGCGAGCCTGCCGGGGCTGACGCCGTTCCGGCCGGGCAACTCCGAGAGCAAGGAGGTGCGCTGGGTGCCGGTGGACTCCGCCGACTCGCTCCCGCTGCTGCCGCCGTTCCGCGCCGCGTGGCCGCACCTGCACGCGAACCTGGTCTCGGCCTTCTCGGAGAACGGCGGCGGTCCGGGCACTTCCGCGACCGGTTGA